A stretch of DNA from Cupriavidus taiwanensis:
TCGCCGAGGAATTCGAGGCGTTCGTTGTGCTGGGCGCTGTGGCTGCGGTGCGTCAGCGCCTGTTGCAGCAATTCGGGCTTGCTGAATCGGTAGCCGAGTCGTTGCTGCAAGGCGTCGAGGTTCATATCAGTGCTGCGTTCCTGAATAGGTAATCAACAGGCTCAGGGGTCCGTAGACAGGCACCTCGGTGCGGTACGAGAAATCGACCGACCGGATGGTGCCGTTATCGTCTTCCCGGATCAGCAGGTCTTCGCCCTTGACCGCGGTAATCCGGTCGATGGCGGCCTGCTTTTCGAAGAATTCGACCACTTCACGCTTGTTGGCGGCACGCTGCTTGGCATAGCCAGCGGCGCGCTTGACCGAAAAATATTCCACCAGGCTCGGGATCGCACGGAGCGCGGGCAAGGCCACGCCGACCACGAACACCACGATCACCAGCAGCGTCCACACGGAAAATCCGCCGGCACCGCCCCGGCGCCCTGCCGGATGGTTTGCTGCCCCCACCTTCCCAAATCGACCCATCGCGCCTGCCCTCGTTTTGTTGAGTGTTCTTGCGCCGCGGAGATGCTCATTTAAACGATCCCACGCGTCCGAAATTGCCCAGGTTCATCCAGATCACGAACGCCTTGCCGACGATGTTCTGGTCCGGCACGAATCCCCAGTAACGGGAATCGAGGCTGTTGTCGCGGTTGTCACCCATGACGAAATAGTGACCTGCAGGTACCTTGCAAGTCACACCTTGTTGATTGTAGGTGCAGTTGTCCCGGTACGGAAAATCCGGATCCGCGCCGGCCACAAAAGCCGGCCGGTCGGCGTCGTTCAGGATGCCATGATCGACACCATCCGGGAGCTTTTCGCGGAAATGCCGCGAGTAGGCCAGGCGCTCCTCGTCGAGGAAGTCCGGCAGCGCGGTGTACTCGGCCGGCTTGCCGTTGATGGTCAAGCGCTTGTTGGCGTACCGCACCACATCGCCGGGCACGCCGATGACGCGCTTGATGTAGTCGAGCGACGGGTCCTTCGGGTAGCGGAACACCATCACGTCGCCTCGCTGCGGCTCGCCCATGTCCATGATCTTCTTGTTCACCACCGGCAGGCGGATGCCGTACTCGTACTTGTTGACGAGGATGAAGTCGCCGATCAGCAAGGTCGGGATCATCGAGCCGGACGGGATCTTGAACGGCTCGACCACGAACGAGCGCAGCACGAACACCGCCAGGATCACCGGGAAGAAACTGGCCGAATACTCCAGCCACCACGGTTGGCGCAGTTTTTCCTCGGCCAGGCGCTTGCGCGTGGCGTCGGCATCGGCCGTGCCGAAGCTGCCCTGCAGGCGGCCCTGCTGCGAATCGAACTCGGCCAGCGCGAGCCGCGCCGAAGAGCGGCGTTGCCGCTCGAACACGAGCTTGTCGGCCACCCACGCCACGCCCGTGATCACCACCAGCACAAAAAGGATCAGTGCAAAATTCATGACGGCTTCTGGTTCTTGGAAATCCTGGTACAGCCTGTTCTGTCACCACGCCGGCAAGGCTGCCGGGCGTGGCCCTGCCACTGCCCTGCCCGCGGCAATTACTTGTCGTCGACCTGCAGGATGGCCAGGAAGGCCTCTTGCGGAATCTCGACGGTGCCGACCTGCTTCATGCGCTTCTTGCCCGCCTTCTGCTTTTCCAGCAGCTTCTTCTTGCGCGAGATATCGCCGCCGTAGCACTTGGCCAGCACGTTCTTGCGCAGCGCCTTGACGTTTTCGCGGGCGATGATGTTGGAGCCGATCGCGGCCTGGATCGCCACGTCGTACATCTGGCGCGGAATGATCTCGCGCATCTTGGCCGCGACTTCGCGCCCGCGATATTGCGAATTGGATCGGTGCACGATCACCGACAGCGCATCGACCTTGTCGCTGTTGATCAGGATATCGACCTTGACCACGTCGGACGGGCGATATTCCTTGAACTCGTAGTCCATCGACGCGTAGCCGCGCGAGACCGACTTCAGGCGGTCGAAGAAATCGAGCACGATTTCCGCCATCGGGATTTCGTAGGTCAGCTGCACCTGCTTGCCGTGGTAGCTCATGTTGATCTGCGTGCCGCGCTTCTGCGTGCACAGCGTGATCACCGAGCCGACATATTCCTGCGGCATGTACAGGTTGACGGTGACGATCGGCTCCAGGATGGCGTCGATCTTGCTCGGGTCCGGCATCTTGGCCGGATTTTCCACGGTGACGGTGGAGCCGTCGCGCATCTGCACCTGGTAGACCACCGTCGGCGCGGTGGTGATCAGGTCCATGTCGAACTCGCGCTCCAGGCGCTCCTGCACGATCTCCATGTGCAGCAGGCCCAGGAAGCCGCAGCGGAAGCCGAAGCCCAGCGCCTGCGACACTTCGGGCTCGAACATCAGCGAGGCATCGTTGAGACGCAGCTTTTCCAGCGACTCGCGCAGTGCCTCGTACTGATTGGCTTCCACCGGATACAGGCCGGCGAACACCTGCGGCTTGACTTCCTTGAAGCCCGGCAGCGGCGCTTCGGCCTTGCGCTGCACGGTGGTGAGGGTATCGCCAACCTTGGCGGCCTTCAGTTCCTTGATGCCGGCAATGACAAAGCCCACCTGCCCAGCGGTCAGCGCGTCGCGCTGGATCGACTTGGGCGTGAACACGCCCACCTGCTCGACCAGGTGCTGCGCGCCGGTGGCCATCAGCAGCACCTTGTCCTTGGTGCGCAGCGTGCCGTTGACCACGCGCACCAGCATCACCACGCCGACGTAGCTGTCGAACCACGAGTCGATGATCAGCGCCTGCAGCGGTGCATCGGCATCGCCCTTGGGCGGAGGCACCTTGGCGATCAGCGCCTCGATCACGTCCTGCACGCCCTGGCCGGTCTTGGCCGAGCATGGCGTGGCATCCTGCGCGTCGATGCCGATGACATCCTCGATCTCCTGGATCGCGCTGTCCGGGTCCGCCTGCGGCAGGTCGATCTTGTTCAGCACCGGCACCACTTCCACGCCCAGCTCGATCGCGGTGTAGCAGTTGGCCACGGTCTGGGCCTCGACGCCCTGCGAGGCATCGACCACCAGCAGCGCGCCTTCGCAGGCGGACAGCGAGCGGCTGACTTCATAGCTGAAGTCGACGTGTCCGGGGGTGTCGATCAGGTTCAGGTTATAGACCTGGCCGTCGCGCGCCTTGTAGCTCAGCGCGGCGGTCTGCGCCTTGATGGTGAT
This window harbors:
- the lepA gene encoding translation elongation factor 4 — protein: MDHIRNFSIIAHIDHGKSTLADRIIQLCGGLSDREMEAQVLDSMDIEKERGITIKAQTAALSYKARDGQVYNLNLIDTPGHVDFSYEVSRSLSACEGALLVVDASQGVEAQTVANCYTAIELGVEVVPVLNKIDLPQADPDSAIQEIEDVIGIDAQDATPCSAKTGQGVQDVIEALIAKVPPPKGDADAPLQALIIDSWFDSYVGVVMLVRVVNGTLRTKDKVLLMATGAQHLVEQVGVFTPKSIQRDALTAGQVGFVIAGIKELKAAKVGDTLTTVQRKAEAPLPGFKEVKPQVFAGLYPVEANQYEALRESLEKLRLNDASLMFEPEVSQALGFGFRCGFLGLLHMEIVQERLEREFDMDLITTAPTVVYQVQMRDGSTVTVENPAKMPDPSKIDAILEPIVTVNLYMPQEYVGSVITLCTQKRGTQINMSYHGKQVQLTYEIPMAEIVLDFFDRLKSVSRGYASMDYEFKEYRPSDVVKVDILINSDKVDALSVIVHRSNSQYRGREVAAKMREIIPRQMYDVAIQAAIGSNIIARENVKALRKNVLAKCYGGDISRKKKLLEKQKAGKKRMKQVGTVEIPQEAFLAILQVDDK
- a CDS encoding DUF4845 domain-containing protein — translated: MGRFGKVGAANHPAGRRGGAGGFSVWTLLVIVVFVVGVALPALRAIPSLVEYFSVKRAAGYAKQRAANKREVVEFFEKQAAIDRITAVKGEDLLIREDDNGTIRSVDFSYRTEVPVYGPLSLLITYSGTQH
- the lepB gene encoding signal peptidase I, which translates into the protein MNFALILFVLVVITGVAWVADKLVFERQRRSSARLALAEFDSQQGRLQGSFGTADADATRKRLAEEKLRQPWWLEYSASFFPVILAVFVLRSFVVEPFKIPSGSMIPTLLIGDFILVNKYEYGIRLPVVNKKIMDMGEPQRGDVMVFRYPKDPSLDYIKRVIGVPGDVVRYANKRLTINGKPAEYTALPDFLDEERLAYSRHFREKLPDGVDHGILNDADRPAFVAGADPDFPYRDNCTYNQQGVTCKVPAGHYFVMGDNRDNSLDSRYWGFVPDQNIVGKAFVIWMNLGNFGRVGSFK